The following proteins are co-located in the Streptomyces sp. DT2A-34 genome:
- the tmk gene encoding dTMP kinase, whose product MTRAEQPTAPHPASDDALAADSRERAVRALLRRPQLKRLWSAQLVGGVGDMLALLVLVLLALQAAIAEGSFGGGYRGVAFAVATVFGVRILATLLFGAVLLGPLSSLTSQEGPLDRRWTMVGADGLRVALLIVAPLWIDWTPDNALAVLLVTAFVTGIAERFWTVCRESAAPALLPPPPPEGATVRPLPDHMDALRRLSLRTGFVAIPLAAAALVVAALLNNLLGAGLDWFDQHQAALASYVAAGLFAASLSVLTFLELPGTRTPRARSPLEGLRRPKAGSGVDKGRTGAIPLLVTACAAVAGAVSAAVAVAVLHAKDLGGGPVTYGLLVLALSGGAVVGIRTAPSVVPALSRRRLLALAIAFTGIALLAAGLVPDVTTVLLIVALAGIGAGVAANTGHTLLDQEAEEFRRPRTTEHLHAVVRVCVALGAVIAPLVAALIGPHRLESGKFTFAHGGAAFTLMLVGALLLPVAVLVLAKVDDRSGVPLRQDLRDALLGGDDPEQVPATSGFFIALEGGDGAGKSTQAEALAEWIRGKGHEVVVTREPGATPVGKRLRSILLDVSSAGLSHRAEALLYAADRAEHVDTVVRPALERGAVVISDRYVDSSVAYQGAGRDLSPTEIARINRWATNGLAPHLTVLLDVSPEIARERFTEAPDRLESEPAEFHARVRSGFLTLAAADPGRYLVVDAGQEPEAVTTVVRHRLDQMLPLSEAEIQAQEEARRKAEEEARRKAEEEAARKAEEERLERERQEQLARLRAEEEERKRRELEEAQRREAERQAEEARQRAEEARRRAEEERQRLLAEEKARAEEEARRKADEERRRKQAEEEARLRAEAEALRLEKQRKAEEALLRAEEARRLAEQAAAAAEAGPRPAGPGAGAAFRDATTVPTPVVTPGKAPGGASDETTVLRPVRGEERGGDRPSDDRPGGGRPSGDRPGGGRASGESDSEVTAKLPQPPVPSGAADETAVLPPVTPGAADETAVLPPVTPGAADETAVLPPVVPGAADETAVLPPVSGAGAESADRVPPGYFRDDERTREMPQVDESGAPRRRARSDWAEETPLDDLPTLADELLGPREDEYDEDGGRGRRR is encoded by the coding sequence ATGACGCGAGCCGAGCAGCCAACGGCCCCCCACCCCGCCTCCGACGACGCCCTTGCCGCGGACTCCCGCGAGCGTGCCGTGCGCGCCCTGCTGCGCCGACCGCAGCTCAAGCGCTTGTGGAGCGCGCAGTTGGTGGGCGGTGTCGGCGACATGCTCGCCCTCCTTGTGCTGGTCCTGCTGGCCCTTCAGGCGGCGATCGCGGAGGGGTCGTTCGGCGGGGGGTACCGGGGCGTGGCGTTCGCAGTGGCGACCGTCTTCGGCGTGCGCATCCTGGCGACGCTGCTCTTCGGCGCCGTACTCCTGGGCCCCTTGTCGTCGCTGACCTCCCAGGAGGGCCCGCTCGACCGGCGCTGGACCATGGTCGGCGCGGACGGCCTGCGGGTCGCCCTGCTGATCGTCGCGCCCCTGTGGATCGACTGGACGCCGGACAACGCGCTGGCCGTCCTGCTGGTCACCGCCTTCGTCACCGGCATCGCCGAGCGTTTCTGGACGGTGTGCCGGGAGAGCGCGGCGCCCGCGCTGCTGCCGCCCCCGCCGCCGGAGGGCGCGACGGTACGACCGCTGCCGGACCACATGGACGCCCTGCGCCGCCTGTCGCTGCGTACGGGCTTCGTGGCGATCCCCCTGGCCGCCGCCGCGCTTGTCGTCGCCGCTCTGCTCAACAACCTGCTCGGCGCCGGACTCGACTGGTTCGACCAGCACCAGGCGGCCCTCGCGTCGTATGTCGCGGCCGGTCTGTTCGCCGCGTCCCTGTCCGTGCTGACCTTCCTGGAGCTGCCCGGCACGCGCACCCCGCGCGCGCGGTCGCCGCTGGAGGGCCTGCGCCGCCCCAAGGCGGGCTCGGGCGTCGACAAGGGCCGTACCGGCGCCATCCCGCTGCTGGTGACGGCCTGCGCGGCGGTCGCCGGGGCGGTGTCCGCCGCGGTCGCCGTGGCCGTGCTGCACGCCAAGGACCTGGGCGGCGGACCGGTGACGTACGGCCTGCTGGTGCTCGCGCTGAGCGGCGGTGCGGTCGTCGGCATCCGTACGGCGCCCTCCGTGGTGCCCGCCCTGTCGCGGCGCCGGCTGCTGGCGCTGGCCATCGCCTTCACCGGTATCGCGCTGCTGGCCGCGGGACTCGTCCCGGACGTCACCACCGTGCTGCTGATCGTCGCGCTGGCCGGGATCGGCGCGGGCGTGGCCGCAAACACCGGGCACACCCTGCTCGACCAGGAGGCCGAGGAATTCCGGCGCCCGCGCACGACGGAGCACCTCCACGCGGTGGTACGCGTGTGCGTGGCGCTCGGGGCGGTGATCGCGCCGCTGGTGGCCGCGCTCATCGGGCCGCACCGGCTGGAGAGCGGCAAGTTCACCTTCGCGCACGGCGGCGCGGCGTTCACGCTGATGCTGGTCGGCGCGCTGCTGCTGCCGGTGGCCGTGCTGGTGCTGGCCAAGGTCGACGACCGTTCCGGTGTGCCGCTGCGACAGGACCTGCGGGACGCGCTGCTCGGCGGGGACGACCCGGAGCAGGTGCCCGCGACGTCCGGCTTCTTCATCGCCCTGGAGGGCGGCGACGGCGCCGGGAAGTCCACCCAGGCCGAAGCGCTCGCCGAGTGGATCCGGGGCAAGGGCCACGAGGTCGTCGTCACGCGCGAGCCGGGGGCGACGCCGGTCGGCAAGCGGCTGCGGTCGATCCTGCTGGACGTGTCGAGCGCGGGGCTGTCGCACCGGGCGGAGGCGCTGCTGTACGCGGCGGACCGCGCCGAGCACGTCGACACCGTGGTCCGGCCCGCCCTGGAGCGCGGCGCGGTCGTGATCTCGGACCGGTACGTCGACTCCTCGGTCGCCTACCAGGGGGCGGGCCGAGACCTGTCCCCGACGGAGATCGCCCGCATCAACCGCTGGGCGACGAACGGCCTCGCGCCGCATCTGACCGTGCTGCTGGACGTCTCGCCGGAGATCGCCCGCGAGCGGTTCACGGAGGCGCCGGACCGGCTGGAGTCGGAGCCGGCGGAGTTCCACGCGCGCGTGCGCTCCGGGTTCCTGACGCTGGCCGCGGCCGACCCCGGGCGCTACCTGGTGGTGGACGCCGGCCAGGAGCCGGAAGCCGTGACGACCGTCGTCCGGCACCGGCTCGACCAGATGCTGCCGCTGTCCGAGGCCGAGATCCAGGCCCAGGAGGAGGCTCGGCGCAAGGCCGAGGAGGAGGCCCGCCGCAAGGCCGAGGAAGAGGCTGCCCGCAAGGCCGAGGAGGAGCGCCTGGAGCGCGAGCGCCAGGAGCAGCTCGCCCGGCTGCGTGCCGAGGAGGAGGAGCGCAAGCGGCGCGAGCTGGAGGAGGCGCAGCGGCGCGAGGCCGAACGGCAGGCGGAGGAGGCCCGGCAGCGGGCTGAGGAAGCGCGTCGGCGTGCCGAGGAGGAGCGGCAGCGGCTCCTCGCGGAGGAGAAGGCACGCGCCGAGGAGGAAGCGCGCCGCAAGGCCGACGAGGAACGGCGCCGCAAGCAGGCGGAGGAAGAGGCCCGGCTGCGCGCGGAGGCGGAGGCGCTCCGCCTGGAGAAGCAGCGCAAGGCGGAGGAGGCTCTGCTGCGGGCCGAGGAGGCACGGCGACTGGCGGAGCAGGCGGCGGCCGCGGCTGAGGCGGGTCCGAGGCCGGCGGGGCCCGGGGCCGGGGCTGCCTTCAGGGACGCGACGACGGTTCCTACGCCGGTGGTGACGCCGGGGAAGGCGCCGGGCGGGGCGTCGGACGAGACGACTGTGTTGCGGCCGGTGCGGGGTGAGGAGCGGGGCGGTGATCGTCCTTCGGATGACCGTCCTGGCGGTGGCCGTCCTTCCGGTGACCGTCCTGGCGGTGGCCGTGCTTCCGGTGAGTCCGACTCCGAGGTGACGGCGAAGCTGCCGCAGCCGCCGGTGCCTTCGGGGGCCGCGGACGAGACGGCTGTTCTTCCGCCGGTGACGCCTGGTGCGGCGGACGAGACCGCTGTGCTCCCGCCGGTGACGCCTGGTGCGGCCGATGAGACGGCTGTGCTTCCGCCGGTGGTGCCGGGGGCCGCGGACGAGACGGCTGTGCTGCCTCCCGTGTCGGGGGCGGGGGCGGAGTCTGCGGATCGGGTCCCGCCGGGGTACTTCCGGGACGACGAACGTACGCGCGAGATGCCTCAGGTCGACGAGTCGGGGGCGCCTCGGCGCAGGGCGCGGTCCGACTGGGCCGAGGAGACGCCGCTGGATGATCTGCCCACGCTGGCGGATGAGCTGTTGGGACCGCGTGAGGACGAGTACGACGAGGACGGGGGCCGCGGGCGGCGACGCTGA
- a CDS encoding site-specific integrase, producing MTSTTSSGGATTRRCSCRNPETGKNYGKSCPKLANRRHGTWAIRHELTNRSDGTRREFRRSGFESSADATKELNKVRALLAIPEEDDPAGHLAISDMLETCSKSKEPLPDYDETRRRLAAGQALNPRMSVSEWLDLWLGGKKRLRVGGHKRYESDIRVHLKPHVGEVRLDKLNVPHLDRMFDAINEANIEIQEQNAQRRAALDELKAIPWKGAENRARRKWLKAAIDQMPPFRRVTSVNTQHHIRATLRAALNTAIAQRIIPNYNAAEHVEMKPGTKPKALVWTEERVAHWLATGEKPSPVMVWTPEQTGQFLDHVEGDRLDAMWRLIAFRGLRRGEGCSPRWMDFSKRTRSLEISTQLVQDGWEVLEGLPKTNSGIRSVALDEETVDALERRKLLQQEEKRKWGDAWKDTGRIFTEEDGSLLHPGKISDLFERLVAEAGLPPIRLHDLRHGAATLMLAAGVDIKVVSDTLGHSDSRITRDIYQSVLDDLARAAAEAVVKLVPRAPQAIRSVIEQRATRPALSVGASPRCTCKCTCGATQGEALTA from the coding sequence GTGACCAGCACCACCTCCTCCGGAGGCGCAACCACCCGCCGCTGTTCGTGCCGCAACCCGGAAACCGGCAAGAACTACGGCAAGTCGTGCCCCAAACTCGCCAACCGACGTCACGGCACCTGGGCGATACGCCACGAGTTGACCAACCGGTCCGATGGCACCCGCCGGGAGTTCCGTCGCAGCGGTTTCGAATCCTCGGCTGACGCGACCAAGGAACTGAACAAGGTCCGTGCGCTGCTCGCCATACCCGAAGAGGACGATCCGGCTGGTCATCTCGCGATCAGCGACATGCTGGAAACCTGCTCCAAGAGCAAGGAGCCGCTGCCGGACTACGACGAGACGCGTCGGCGGCTCGCCGCCGGGCAGGCCCTCAACCCCAGGATGTCGGTGTCTGAATGGCTCGACCTCTGGTTGGGCGGCAAGAAGCGCCTCCGCGTGGGCGGCCACAAGCGGTACGAGAGCGACATCCGGGTCCACCTGAAGCCCCATGTCGGGGAAGTACGGCTCGACAAGCTCAACGTCCCGCACCTGGACCGTATGTTCGACGCCATCAACGAGGCGAACATCGAGATCCAGGAACAGAACGCCCAGAGGCGGGCGGCTCTCGACGAGCTCAAGGCCATCCCCTGGAAGGGCGCCGAGAACCGCGCCCGCCGTAAGTGGCTCAAGGCCGCCATCGATCAGATGCCGCCCTTCCGTCGGGTGACCAGCGTCAACACCCAGCACCACATCAGGGCCACGCTCCGCGCCGCACTCAACACCGCCATCGCGCAGCGGATCATCCCGAACTACAACGCGGCCGAGCACGTCGAGATGAAGCCCGGGACCAAGCCCAAGGCTCTCGTCTGGACCGAGGAGCGGGTGGCCCACTGGCTGGCTACCGGCGAGAAGCCCAGTCCGGTGATGGTCTGGACTCCGGAGCAGACCGGCCAGTTCCTGGACCACGTCGAGGGTGACCGTCTGGATGCCATGTGGCGTCTGATCGCCTTCCGCGGCCTGCGTCGAGGCGAAGGATGCAGCCCTCGCTGGATGGACTTCTCCAAGAGGACGCGCTCCCTGGAAATCTCCACCCAGCTCGTCCAGGACGGCTGGGAGGTCCTCGAAGGCCTCCCGAAGACCAACAGCGGCATCCGGTCCGTCGCCCTCGACGAGGAGACGGTGGACGCACTGGAGCGACGCAAGCTTCTCCAACAGGAGGAGAAGCGCAAGTGGGGCGACGCCTGGAAAGACACGGGTCGCATCTTCACCGAGGAGGACGGCTCCCTCCTCCACCCGGGCAAGATCTCCGACCTCTTCGAGCGACTCGTCGCCGAAGCTGGACTCCCGCCCATCCGCCTGCACGACCTGCGTCACGGCGCCGCGACTCTCATGCTCGCCGCTGGCGTCGACATCAAGGTCGTCTCGGACACGCTGGGTCACAGCGACAGCCGCATCACGCGCGACATCTATCAGTCGGTACTCGATGACCTCGCGCGAGCGGCGGCAGAGGCCGTCGTAAAGCTCGTACCACGCGCGCCGCAAGCGATCCGCTCGGTGATCGAACAGCGAGCGACCCGACCCGCCCTCTCCGTCGGTGCGTCGCCCCGCTGTACGTGCAAGTGCACGTGCGGTGCTACTCAAGGTGAAGCACTCACGGCATAG
- a CDS encoding tetratricopeptide repeat protein — MEAELAALAASGATALAGLMVSDAYERAKSGLTRLFGRRASDEVAEEELQAVHEELGRAGTVGDAEAQAVVQARLRQRLECLFQEDPGAAEELARLLSELAPDESRTFVNLVSGGVYHGPVFQGSPIHGGIHYHVPPAPSAAVGGYTRPDQVPVAREPFSNRTAELGNLEARLGALAGGSGSVGVDVLFGPPGVGKSAMAWRCAERVKGRFPDGQLYVDFAALRNEATALTGPGGDVSEALAMCLRSLPGAELGIPDSLPDRTNLFRSRTAELRILLVLDDVNQPAQVRALIPKGAGSAVLATSHTRISELAVQGGRARFVRVKPLDIHGGLELLKDHCGPEAVEAEPEAARRLVELCDGLPVALLVVAARLDEESLSMAELAAELDDEAGRLAGLALDGEESSVSAVLGPSYRLLPPDAARFYRLLGWLPFGLFDAGVAAVTVGVDPGSAKRLLGVLAKASLVEKMRDDRYRMHDLVRLHARECAAEEEPQTEQVALTERVGTHYLVLSAFADRALRKERLRIAELDDLLGNARDPFAAVGGPAPLEWLNTERSSILAVLREAVGHGLYTLAWRLAETFSVLFLYHRYLRAWTETLDLGIEAAEAAIAAADMAGETDEEATAGCARLRSLLSRPLLDLGENDRAGEQLERAVDLAAATDRLALQASVQEFLGRYLDVVAPTEAAGAYRRSLRLNEQAGETRGVALATFFLGCALDAQGDHAEAMDLLRRAQRELENRREPDRRMAARVKAAIGVAHGRLGDTGQAIHDLREAIGELAEVADGMQYEAQAWVQLADVAKGAGGHEELVRECMGRAADIYEALGNQREVEELRRRLDDLDR, encoded by the coding sequence GTGGAAGCCGAGTTGGCGGCTCTTGCTGCGTCGGGGGCGACGGCGTTGGCCGGGTTGATGGTTTCGGATGCGTATGAGCGGGCGAAGAGCGGGCTGACCCGGCTGTTTGGGCGACGTGCTTCGGACGAGGTCGCCGAGGAGGAACTGCAAGCCGTGCACGAGGAGTTGGGGCGGGCCGGGACAGTGGGTGACGCAGAGGCGCAGGCGGTTGTCCAAGCGCGCCTGCGGCAGCGGCTGGAATGCCTGTTCCAGGAGGATCCGGGCGCAGCTGAGGAACTGGCGCGGCTGTTGTCCGAGCTGGCGCCGGACGAGTCGCGCACTTTCGTCAATTTGGTCAGCGGCGGGGTGTACCACGGCCCGGTCTTCCAGGGCTCACCCATCCACGGCGGCATCCACTACCACGTCCCCCCGGCGCCCTCGGCTGCAGTGGGCGGGTACACCAGGCCGGATCAAGTGCCGGTCGCGCGCGAACCGTTCAGTAATCGGACGGCCGAACTCGGGAATCTGGAGGCGAGGCTCGGCGCGCTGGCGGGCGGCTCCGGATCCGTGGGCGTCGATGTGCTGTTCGGACCTCCGGGGGTCGGTAAGTCGGCCATGGCGTGGCGGTGCGCGGAGAGGGTCAAGGGGCGTTTCCCGGACGGGCAGTTGTACGTGGATTTTGCGGCCCTGCGTAATGAGGCCACGGCGCTGACCGGTCCTGGCGGGGATGTCTCCGAAGCCTTGGCCATGTGCCTGAGGTCGCTGCCGGGAGCCGAGCTCGGCATTCCGGACTCGCTCCCCGACCGGACCAATCTGTTCCGGTCGCGCACGGCCGAGCTGCGCATCCTTCTCGTCCTCGACGACGTGAACCAGCCTGCACAGGTTCGCGCGTTGATTCCCAAGGGGGCGGGTAGCGCCGTACTCGCCACAAGTCACACCAGGATCAGTGAACTGGCGGTCCAGGGCGGCCGTGCCCGGTTCGTCCGCGTCAAGCCGCTGGATATACATGGCGGGCTGGAACTGCTGAAGGACCACTGCGGGCCTGAGGCGGTCGAGGCCGAGCCGGAGGCCGCGCGGCGGCTAGTGGAGCTGTGTGACGGGCTGCCCGTGGCCTTGCTGGTGGTGGCGGCGCGGCTGGACGAGGAGAGTCTCAGCATGGCGGAACTGGCCGCCGAACTCGACGACGAGGCCGGCCGACTGGCTGGGCTCGCGCTGGACGGGGAGGAGTCCTCGGTGTCCGCAGTTCTGGGTCCCTCCTACCGGCTGCTGCCGCCCGACGCAGCCCGGTTCTACCGGCTGCTCGGATGGCTGCCGTTCGGTCTCTTCGACGCCGGCGTGGCCGCGGTCACTGTCGGTGTCGACCCGGGGAGCGCGAAGCGTCTGCTGGGCGTGCTGGCGAAGGCCAGCCTGGTGGAGAAGATGCGCGACGACCGGTACCGCATGCACGATCTGGTTCGTCTGCATGCCCGCGAGTGCGCGGCCGAGGAGGAGCCGCAGACCGAGCAGGTGGCACTGACAGAGCGCGTAGGCACGCACTATCTCGTGCTGAGCGCGTTCGCCGACCGGGCGCTGAGGAAGGAGCGGCTGCGGATCGCCGAGCTCGACGACCTGCTGGGGAACGCCCGCGACCCCTTCGCCGCAGTCGGCGGTCCAGCGCCGCTGGAGTGGCTGAACACCGAGCGCTCCTCCATTCTCGCGGTACTGCGTGAGGCTGTCGGACACGGGCTGTACACCCTGGCCTGGCGGCTGGCCGAGACGTTCTCGGTGCTGTTCCTCTACCACCGCTACCTCAGGGCATGGACGGAAACACTGGACCTGGGCATCGAGGCGGCCGAGGCAGCGATCGCCGCGGCAGACATGGCAGGGGAGACCGACGAGGAGGCCACGGCGGGCTGTGCCCGGCTGCGCAGCCTACTGTCACGTCCACTGCTGGACCTCGGGGAGAACGACCGCGCGGGAGAGCAACTGGAGCGGGCCGTCGACCTGGCGGCGGCGACCGATCGCCTCGCCTTGCAGGCCTCCGTCCAGGAATTCCTCGGCCGGTACCTGGACGTCGTCGCACCGACCGAAGCGGCCGGGGCGTACCGGCGCTCCCTCCGACTCAACGAACAGGCCGGGGAAACCCGCGGTGTCGCCCTCGCCACCTTCTTCCTCGGATGCGCGCTGGATGCCCAGGGAGATCACGCGGAGGCCATGGACCTGCTGCGCCGGGCACAGCGGGAACTGGAGAACCGTAGGGAGCCCGACCGGCGGATGGCGGCACGAGTGAAGGCCGCCATTGGCGTCGCACACGGTCGTCTCGGCGACACCGGGCAGGCGATCCACGACCTACGGGAGGCGATCGGGGAACTGGCCGAGGTGGCGGACGGGATGCAGTACGAGGCCCAGGCCTGGGTACAGCTCGCCGACGTGGCCAAGGGGGCTGGTGGTCACGAGGAGTTGGTGCGCGAGTGCATGGGCCGGGCCGCCGACATCTACGAGGCGCTAGGCAACCAGCGCGAGGTGGAGGAGCTGCGGCGACGGCTGGACGATCTCGACCGCTGA
- a CDS encoding alpha/beta hydrolase — protein sequence MHIRRTPVSTDPSPTGPGHGPRTRRQNPRRAHAAGTLVAVAALLVSACSSGGSTHSGNPAASGKPAAEAALAALPRSTPAALTPYYRQKLTWRSCGTPGFQCATMKAPLDYAEPGAGNIKLAVARKKATGPGGRLGSLLVNPGGPGGSAVAYLQQYAGIGYPADVRARYDMVAVDPRGVARSEPVECLDGRQMDRYTQTDFTPDDAKEADELVATYKRFAEGCGADAPGLLRHVSTAEAARDMDLLRATLGDERLTYVGASYGTFLGATYAGLFPDRVGRLVLDGAMDPSLPARRLNLDQTAGFETAFQAFARDCVRHRDCPLGRKAGDVGKNLKAFFRKLDARPIPTGDPDGRVLGESLATTGVIAAMYDEGAWAQLRDALSSAMREKDGAGLLALSDSYYERDADGRYTNLMFANAAVNCLDLPAAFATPDDVRESLPAFEKASPVFGEGLAWATLNCAYWPVAPTGEPRRIEARGAAPIVVVGTTRDPATPYRWARALSGQLSSARLLTYDGDGHTAYGRGSKCIDKAINAYLLRGTPPTRDKRCS from the coding sequence ATGCACATCAGGCGCACTCCAGTCAGCACAGACCCGAGCCCGACCGGCCCCGGCCACGGCCCACGCACCCGCCGCCAGAACCCCCGGCGAGCCCACGCGGCCGGCACCCTCGTCGCCGTTGCCGCGCTGCTCGTCTCCGCCTGCTCCTCCGGGGGGTCGACACACTCGGGGAACCCGGCGGCCTCCGGGAAACCGGCGGCCGAGGCGGCGCTGGCCGCACTGCCGCGGTCGACGCCGGCCGCGCTCACGCCGTACTACCGGCAGAAGCTGACCTGGCGCAGCTGCGGGACGCCCGGCTTCCAGTGCGCCACGATGAAAGCGCCGCTGGACTACGCGGAGCCGGGCGCCGGCAACATCAAGCTCGCCGTGGCCCGCAAGAAGGCGACGGGGCCGGGCGGGCGGCTCGGGTCGCTGCTCGTGAACCCGGGCGGCCCGGGCGGCTCGGCGGTCGCCTACCTCCAGCAGTACGCGGGGATCGGCTACCCGGCCGACGTGCGCGCCCGGTACGACATGGTCGCGGTCGACCCGCGCGGAGTCGCCCGCAGCGAGCCCGTCGAATGCCTGGACGGCCGCCAGATGGACAGGTACACGCAGACGGACTTCACGCCCGACGACGCGAAGGAGGCCGACGAACTCGTCGCCACCTACAAGAGGTTCGCGGAAGGATGCGGAGCCGACGCGCCCGGCCTCCTGCGCCACGTTTCCACCGCCGAGGCGGCCCGGGACATGGACCTCCTGCGGGCGACGCTGGGCGACGAGAGGCTGACGTACGTGGGGGCGTCGTACGGCACCTTCCTCGGGGCGACGTACGCCGGGCTCTTCCCGGACCGGGTGGGCAGGCTGGTCCTGGACGGGGCGATGGACCCCTCTCTGCCGGCCCGCCGGCTGAACCTCGACCAGACGGCGGGGTTCGAGACGGCGTTCCAGGCGTTCGCGCGGGACTGCGTGCGGCATCGGGACTGCCCGCTGGGCAGGAAGGCCGGTGACGTCGGCAAGAACCTCAAGGCCTTCTTCAGGAAGCTCGACGCGCGGCCCATCCCGACCGGCGATCCGGACGGCCGCGTACTCGGCGAGTCCCTCGCCACCACCGGCGTGATCGCGGCGATGTACGACGAGGGGGCCTGGGCGCAACTGCGGGACGCGCTGTCCTCGGCGATGCGGGAGAAGGACGGCGCGGGTCTCCTCGCCCTGTCCGACAGCTACTACGAGCGCGACGCCGACGGCCGCTACACGAACCTGATGTTCGCCAACGCGGCCGTGAACTGTCTGGACCTCCCGGCGGCCTTCGCCACCCCCGACGACGTCCGCGAATCCCTCCCCGCCTTCGAAAAGGCATCCCCCGTCTTCGGTGAGGGTCTCGCCTGGGCCACCCTGAACTGCGCGTACTGGCCGGTGGCGCCCACCGGTGAGCCGCGCCGCATCGAGGCGAGGGGCGCGGCCCCCATCGTCGTGGTCGGCACCACGCGCGACCCGGCGACCCCGTACCGCTGGGCCCGCGCCCTCTCCGGCCAGCTCTCCTCGGCCCGGCTGCTCACCTATGACGGCGACGGTCACACGGCGTACGGGCGGGGCAGCAAGTGCATCGACAAGGCGATCAACGCGTATCTCCTCCGGGGGACGCCGCCCACCCGCGACAAGCGCTGCTCGTAG
- a CDS encoding DNA polymerase III subunit delta' gives MSVWDDLVGQERVSEQLGAAARDADALVTAAAADAPPPEASKMTHAWLFTGPPGAGRNQAARAFAAALQCVSPDRALGGAPGCGFCDGCHTALVGTHADVSTVAAVGTQILADDMRDTVRKSFTSPANGRWQVILVEDAERLNEKSANAVLKAVEEPAPRTVWLLCAPSIEDVLPTIRSRCRHLNLSTPSVDAVADMLVRREGIEPEVAAAAARATQGHVDRARRLATDPAARERRAAVLKLPLRLGDVGGCLKAAQELVDAAAEDAKQLAEEMDGKETEELKAALGAVQGGRMPRGTAGVMKELEDKQKRRRTRTQRDSLDLALTDLTAFYRDVLALQLGSRVALANTDAEDALERLARDSAPESTLRRIEAIAACRDALDRNVAPLLAVEAMTMALRAG, from the coding sequence ATGAGCGTGTGGGACGACCTGGTGGGGCAGGAGAGGGTGAGTGAGCAGCTGGGTGCTGCCGCTCGGGACGCCGATGCCCTCGTCACCGCCGCCGCTGCCGACGCGCCACCCCCCGAGGCCTCCAAGATGACGCATGCCTGGTTGTTCACGGGGCCGCCCGGGGCGGGGCGGAATCAGGCGGCGCGGGCGTTCGCCGCCGCTCTGCAGTGCGTCAGTCCTGATCGGGCGCTCGGCGGCGCTCCCGGATGCGGGTTCTGCGACGGGTGTCATACGGCGCTCGTGGGCACGCACGCCGACGTCAGCACCGTCGCCGCCGTCGGCACCCAGATCCTCGCCGACGACATGCGGGACACCGTCCGCAAGTCGTTCACCTCACCGGCGAACGGCCGCTGGCAGGTCATCCTCGTCGAGGACGCCGAGCGGCTGAACGAGAAGTCGGCCAATGCCGTCCTGAAGGCCGTTGAGGAGCCGGCCCCCCGTACGGTCTGGCTGCTCTGCGCCCCCTCCATCGAGGACGTCCTGCCCACCATCCGCTCCCGCTGCCGCCACCTGAACCTGAGCACGCCCTCGGTCGACGCCGTCGCCGACATGCTCGTACGGCGGGAGGGCATCGAACCCGAGGTCGCCGCCGCCGCGGCCCGCGCCACGCAGGGGCACGTCGACCGGGCCCGCCGCCTGGCCACCGACCCGGCCGCCCGTGAGCGCCGGGCCGCCGTGCTCAAGCTGCCCCTCCGGCTCGGCGATGTCGGCGGTTGCCTCAAGGCCGCCCAGGAGCTCGTCGACGCCGCCGCCGAGGACGCCAAGCAACTCGCCGAGGAGATGGACGGCAAGGAGACCGAGGAGCTGAAGGCGGCGCTGGGCGCGGTCCAGGGCGGCAGGATGCCGCGCGGCACGGCGGGCGTGATGAAGGAGTTGGAGGACAAGCAGAAGCGGCGCCGGACGCGGACGCAGCGCGACAGCCTCGACCTGGCGCTGACCGACCTCACCGCCTTCTACCGCGATGTCCTCGCCCTCCAGCTCGGCTCCCGCGTGGCCCTCGCCAACACCGATGCCGAGGACGCTCTGGAGCGCCTCGCCCGCGACAGCGCCCCGGAGTCCACGCTGCGCCGGATCGAGGCGATCGCCGCCTGCCGCGACGCCCTCGACCGCAATGTGGCACCGCTGCTCGCGGTGGAGGCGATGACCATGGCACTCAGAGCGGGCTGA